One window of Helicobacter winghamensis ATCC BAA-430 genomic DNA carries:
- a CDS encoding (Fe-S)-binding protein, translated as MAHFKDYSYFKTSDACVKCGKCLPDCTIFSINGDEATSPRGFIDLLGAYQRKEIPLDKNAKNIFETCFLCTTCVSVCPNSLPTDTLIENIRYEIAQKFGIAWFKRAFFYLLKHRKVMDLGFKLGVFFSPLLFKKTSDGNSITPRFQLPFLGNRIFGAIANKSFLNSYKEELHFNKNSANPKKVAIFIGCLGNYNYKGIGDSLLLILEKLGINAKLAKGQKCCAAPAYFTGDFESVDTLIRHNVEYFESFIDEVDAILIPEATCAAMVLEDWKRFMQKDSTMQERIKKLLPKIYMATQYLESKTNLAEFLANLQGKKSKEVSITYHDPCHARKVLGVYKEPRKLLAQNYTLIEMENPNACCGFGGVTIQTERFALAQKVGSKKAQMIAKTNANFVAAECSACRMQLSNALYQAEVKIPFSHPLELIAQAIRIHTTNET; from the coding sequence ATGGCACATTTTAAAGATTATAGCTACTTTAAAACAAGTGATGCTTGTGTGAAATGTGGCAAATGTTTGCCAGATTGCACAATCTTTAGCATTAATGGCGATGAAGCAACTTCACCTAGGGGCTTTATTGACTTGCTTGGTGCCTACCAGCGCAAAGAAATTCCCTTAGATAAAAACGCAAAGAACATCTTTGAAACTTGTTTTTTATGCACTACTTGTGTGAGCGTTTGCCCAAATTCTTTACCCACAGATACACTTATTGAAAATATTCGTTATGAAATTGCCCAAAAATTTGGAATCGCTTGGTTTAAGCGCGCTTTCTTCTATCTTTTAAAACATCGCAAAGTTATGGATTTAGGCTTTAAGCTTGGCGTATTTTTCTCTCCTCTACTTTTTAAAAAAACAAGTGATGGCAACTCTATTACTCCGCGCTTTCAGCTCCCATTTTTGGGCAATAGAATCTTTGGAGCAATAGCAAATAAAAGCTTTTTAAACTCATATAAAGAAGAGTTGCACTTCAATAAGAATTCCGCAAACCCTAAAAAAGTTGCGATTTTTATTGGCTGTCTTGGAAATTACAATTATAAAGGAATTGGTGATTCCTTATTGCTAATCTTAGAAAAGCTTGGAATTAATGCAAAACTTGCAAAAGGACAGAAGTGTTGCGCCGCTCCAGCGTATTTTACAGGAGATTTTGAAAGCGTAGATACACTAATTCGACACAATGTGGAGTATTTTGAGAGCTTCATTGATGAAGTTGATGCAATTTTAATTCCAGAGGCAACTTGTGCGGCAATGGTTTTAGAGGATTGGAAACGCTTTATGCAAAAGGATTCCACAATGCAAGAGAGAATTAAAAAGCTCTTACCAAAAATCTATATGGCAACTCAATATTTAGAATCCAAAACAAATCTTGCAGAATTTTTAGCAAATTTACAAGGCAAAAAATCTAAAGAAGTAAGCATAACTTACCACGACCCTTGCCATGCTAGAAAGGTGCTAGGAGTATATAAAGAGCCACGAAAACTTTTAGCGCAAAACTATACACTTATAGAAATGGAAAACCCTAATGCTTGCTGTGGTTTTGGTGGTGTAACAATACAAACAGAACGCTTTGCACTTGCACAAAAAGTGGGAAGTAAAAAAGCACAAATGATAGCCAAAACAAATGCAAATTTTGTGGCTGCTGAATGTAGTGCTTGCCGTATGCAGCTTAGTAATGCACTTTACCAAGCAGAAGTAAAAATACCTTTCTCTCACCCATTAGAACTAATTGCACAAGCAATTCGCATACATACGACCAATGAAACTTAA
- the hemN gene encoding oxygen-independent coproporphyrinogen III oxidase, whose product MIDFKKFATYSKPGPRYTSYPTAIEFSENYTLDFYLQDLRSDTNPLSLYVHLPFCRSACYFCGCNVIYTSKEENKILYLEYLKKELALLENAMDTQKPIYQLHFGGGTPTFFSASELEFLIALLKKTFPNFSDDAEIACEIDPRFFSLEQMRALKNGGFNRLSFGIQDFDENVQRAIHRIQPFSLVQDSINIARNFGVTSINFDLIYGLPFQTLDTFKNTLELALKLNPDRFAIFNYAHVPWIKKTMRKIDETTLPAPEEKLKILEFSIQFLQEKGYKMIGMDHFAKPDDELFKSISKGQLRRNFQGYSTKGGTQTVGIGLTSIGEGSDYYAQNFKTMLEYQNALDNGILPFQKGVKLNADDKLRKTVIMQLMSNFRLNFHAIESQFKINFTSYFADALEALKPLENAGLIALNKDEIQVSQTGMLLIRNIAMPFDAYLKHINTSQKVFSKTI is encoded by the coding sequence ATGATTGATTTTAAAAAATTTGCCACTTATTCCAAACCTGGACCGCGCTATACAAGTTATCCTACAGCAATAGAATTTAGTGAAAATTATACTTTAGATTTCTATTTGCAAGACTTAAGATCTGATACAAATCCGCTATCTCTTTATGTGCATTTACCATTTTGTCGCAGTGCTTGTTATTTTTGTGGCTGTAATGTTATTTATACAAGCAAGGAAGAAAACAAAATTCTTTATTTAGAGTACCTTAAAAAAGAGCTTGCATTGCTTGAAAATGCAATGGATACGCAAAAGCCTATTTATCAACTCCATTTTGGTGGAGGAACTCCAACTTTTTTTAGTGCAAGCGAACTCGAATTCTTGATTGCTCTTTTAAAAAAGACTTTTCCAAACTTTTCAGATGATGCAGAAATTGCCTGCGAGATTGATCCACGCTTTTTTAGTCTTGAACAAATGCGGGCTTTAAAAAATGGTGGTTTTAATCGTTTGAGCTTTGGAATCCAAGATTTTGATGAAAATGTGCAAAGAGCAATCCACAGAATTCAACCTTTTTCTTTAGTGCAGGATTCCATTAATATTGCGCGAAACTTTGGAGTAACCTCTATTAATTTTGATTTAATCTATGGACTTCCTTTTCAAACACTGGACACTTTTAAAAATACCTTAGAATTAGCACTTAAGTTAAACCCTGATCGCTTTGCAATTTTTAACTATGCACATGTTCCATGGATAAAAAAAACAATGCGCAAAATTGATGAAACCACTCTTCCAGCACCAGAAGAGAAACTTAAAATCTTGGAATTTAGCATTCAATTTTTGCAAGAAAAAGGCTATAAAATGATAGGAATGGATCATTTTGCAAAACCTGATGATGAGCTTTTTAAATCCATAAGCAAAGGACAATTACGCCGTAATTTTCAAGGATATAGCACAAAAGGCGGCACACAAACTGTTGGAATTGGACTAACTTCTATTGGAGAAGGAAGCGATTATTATGCGCAAAATTTTAAAACAATGCTAGAATACCAAAATGCACTCGATAATGGAATTTTACCTTTTCAAAAAGGAGTTAAGCTTAACGCTGATGATAAGTTAAGAAAGACTGTAATTATGCAGTTAATGAGTAATTTTCGGCTAAACTTCCACGCAATAGAATCGCAATTTAAGATAAATTTTACAAGCTATTTTGCTGACGCGCTCGAAGCCTTAAAGCCCCTAGAAAATGCAGGATTAATCGCGCTAAATAAAGATGAAATCCAAGTTAGTCAAACAGGAATGTTACTAATTCGTAACATTGCAATGCCTTTTGATGCGTATTTAAAGCATATTAATACAAGTCAAAAAGTATTTAGTAAAACCATTTAA
- the argF gene encoding ornithine carbamoyltransferase, producing the protein MRHFLTLADFSKIEILEILKIAKALKEEVKSKKYSTALANQTLGMIFEKNSTRTRVSFETGIYQLGGQGIFLSSNDTQLGRGEPIKDTARVLSSMVDLIMMRTHGHDRLEEFAHYSSVPVINGLSDDFHPMQLLADYLTMQECGKDKNPIVAYIGDGNNMAHSWLMLASKLGFELRIASPKDYTISSKILEKAHEFAKVSGAKIIISEDPKAVAINADVITTDTWASMGQEDEKEARKKAFKDYCVDNTLMRLAKDDAIFLHCLPAYRGQEVSEEVLESHQSKIFQEAENRLHAQKGVMVWLHQNR; encoded by the coding sequence ATGCGACATTTTTTAACTTTAGCAGATTTTAGCAAAATAGAGATTTTAGAGATTCTAAAGATTGCTAAAGCGCTAAAAGAAGAAGTTAAATCTAAAAAATACAGCACCGCACTTGCCAATCAAACGCTTGGAATGATTTTTGAAAAAAACTCCACGCGAACACGCGTAAGTTTTGAAACCGGAATTTACCAACTTGGTGGACAAGGCATTTTTCTTTCTAGTAACGATACTCAACTTGGGCGTGGTGAACCCATTAAAGACACTGCTAGAGTGCTTTCATCAATGGTGGATTTGATTATGATGCGCACGCACGGACACGATCGTTTAGAAGAGTTTGCCCACTACTCTAGTGTGCCTGTTATTAATGGATTAAGTGATGATTTTCATCCTATGCAGTTGCTTGCTGATTATCTCACGATGCAAGAATGTGGCAAGGATAAAAATCCTATCGTGGCATACATTGGAGATGGGAATAATATGGCGCATTCTTGGCTAATGCTTGCTTCAAAACTTGGATTTGAATTACGCATTGCTTCTCCAAAAGATTACACAATCTCTTCTAAAATTCTAGAAAAAGCGCACGAGTTTGCCAAAGTTTCTGGTGCTAAAATTATAATAAGTGAAGATCCAAAAGCGGTGGCTATAAATGCTGATGTTATTACAACTGACACTTGGGCATCTATGGGACAAGAAGACGAAAAAGAAGCAAGAAAAAAAGCATTTAAAGATTATTGTGTAGATAATACATTAATGCGTCTTGCAAAAGATGATGCGATTTTCTTACATTGTTTGCCAGCATATCGCGGACAAGAGGTAAGCGAAGAAGTCTTGGAATCTCATCAGAGCAAGATTTTTCAAGAAGCAGAAAATCGCCTACATGCACAAAAAGGAGTGATGGTTTGGCTACACCAAAACCGCTAA
- a CDS encoding DUF2603 domain-containing protein — translation MATPKPLKAQEHYKVIKNMLKNTNMESLNYDSTLKENEIYSLLDCNNQEFYLIPKKTMQTLINKLKNFENDKYLFKLKQEIYKNMPVDFDDVWCIALNEIKDYKKDPKDIVKHLKKCHPYLFLNFLDKLK, via the coding sequence TTGGCTACACCAAAACCGCTAAAAGCACAAGAACATTATAAAGTCATTAAAAATATGTTAAAAAATACGAATATGGAATCCCTAAATTATGATTCCACACTTAAAGAAAATGAAATTTATTCCCTATTGGATTGCAATAATCAAGAGTTTTATTTGATTCCTAAAAAAACAATGCAAACTCTTATAAACAAATTAAAAAACTTTGAAAATGATAAATATTTGTTTAAACTTAAACAAGAAATTTATAAAAATATGCCTGTAGATTTTGATGATGTATGGTGCATTGCTCTAAATGAAATTAAAGATTACAAAAAAGATCCAAAAGATATTGTTAAACATTTAAAAAAGTGCCACCCCTATCTTTTTCTTAACTTTTTAGACAAACTTAAATAA
- the hypA gene encoding hydrogenase/urease nickel incorporation protein HypA, translating into MHEFSIVSSLLESCEKIAKKNKANKILVVHVEIGERSGVNPMLLQSAFSEFKIGSKCENAELDVSFKKVELTCKSCGAIGEAHGINYTKCPKCQSENVFISAGNEMLLLRLEME; encoded by the coding sequence ATGCACGAATTTTCTATTGTTTCTTCACTTTTAGAATCTTGCGAAAAAATTGCTAAGAAAAATAAGGCAAACAAGATTCTTGTAGTGCATGTGGAGATTGGCGAGAGAAGCGGAGTCAATCCTATGTTATTGCAGAGTGCATTTAGTGAGTTTAAAATAGGAAGTAAATGTGAGAATGCAGAGCTTGATGTTAGCTTTAAAAAAGTAGAACTAACTTGTAAGAGTTGTGGAGCAATTGGTGAAGCACATGGTATCAATTACACAAAATGTCCAAAATGCCAAAGTGAGAATGTATTTATTTCTGCTGGAAATGAGATGTTATTATTGCGATTAGAGATGGAGTAA
- a CDS encoding methyl-accepting chemotaxis protein has translation MLGKNLSLKSQLFVGFGFVLAFILIIAIVGYNKIKFVEQTVSAISDINAVKQRYAINFRGSVHDRAIAIRDIVLLDDIEEIEKTLKLIQNLEEFYKDSAIKMDEIFRNPTMVDAKDKEVLEQIKKVESKTMPLILEILTKKAQGDLVEANALLINQARNAFTEWLGIINVFIDHQEAKNQALTNTARGEIEAYLNITLWLSIIAVIAAIIMTLYITRLIISSLGGEPKEAVKAVLSIANGNLNTPIKTNFKESMLASVAQMQEKLRAIVIEVMKSSDELNARANEVAKVSEESKTSSYHQAQNSEESVGHIKEIVEAVNGVSNIAKQTEENSGYTTELSTKGREAMQITIAEIEKITQTVTLSAEHIRMLEKHSQDISGSADLIKEITDQTNLLALNAAIEAARAGEAGRGFAVVSDEIRKLAERTGVATSEISRMIEVIQSETQIAVEAVQNAVPQVEKGMELANEASNILDQINTQATDSLNKAKEVAQAADEQVKNMENLALEFDVITKDAKVTAESMINNTTAAKSLKELANILKQHINFFKI, from the coding sequence ATGTTAGGAAAAAATTTATCGCTCAAATCACAATTATTTGTGGGTTTTGGGTTTGTTTTAGCTTTTATTCTTATTATCGCTATTGTAGGCTATAACAAAATCAAATTTGTAGAACAGACCGTATCTGCAATTAGCGATATCAATGCAGTAAAACAACGCTATGCGATTAACTTTAGAGGAAGTGTTCACGACAGAGCGATTGCAATCCGAGATATTGTCTTATTAGATGATATTGAAGAGATTGAAAAAACCTTAAAACTTATCCAAAACCTAGAAGAATTTTACAAAGATTCTGCAATTAAAATGGACGAAATTTTTAGAAATCCCACAATGGTTGATGCCAAAGACAAGGAAGTTTTAGAGCAAATCAAAAAGGTGGAATCCAAAACAATGCCTTTAATCCTAGAGATTTTAACTAAAAAAGCACAAGGCGATTTAGTAGAAGCAAACGCGTTACTAATCAATCAAGCACGCAATGCTTTTACAGAATGGCTAGGCATTATTAATGTTTTTATTGATCACCAAGAAGCCAAAAATCAAGCCCTAACTAACACTGCCAGAGGTGAAATTGAAGCCTATTTAAACATTACACTTTGGCTATCCATTATCGCTGTTATCGCCGCTATTATCATGACACTTTATATTACGCGCCTTATTATCTCATCACTTGGCGGAGAGCCAAAAGAAGCTGTTAAAGCAGTTTTAAGTATTGCCAATGGAAACCTAAACACCCCTATTAAAACCAACTTTAAAGAAAGTATGTTAGCTTCTGTTGCACAAATGCAAGAGAAATTGCGTGCTATTGTAATTGAGGTAATGAAATCCTCAGATGAACTTAATGCACGCGCAAACGAAGTCGCAAAAGTTTCCGAAGAATCCAAAACTTCTTCTTATCATCAAGCACAAAATTCAGAAGAGTCCGTTGGGCATATTAAAGAGATTGTAGAGGCAGTTAATGGCGTATCAAACATCGCCAAGCAAACAGAAGAAAACTCCGGCTATACCACAGAGCTTTCCACAAAAGGTAGAGAAGCTATGCAAATAACTATTGCTGAGATTGAAAAAATTACACAAACCGTTACTCTATCAGCAGAGCATATCCGCATGTTAGAAAAACATTCTCAAGACATTAGCGGAAGCGCGGATTTGATTAAAGAAATCACAGACCAAACAAATCTTTTAGCACTTAATGCTGCTATAGAAGCAGCAAGAGCAGGAGAAGCTGGGCGTGGGTTTGCCGTTGTTTCTGATGAGATTAGAAAACTTGCAGAACGCACAGGTGTTGCCACTTCTGAAATCTCAAGAATGATTGAAGTCATACAAAGCGAAACACAAATTGCTGTAGAAGCCGTCCAAAACGCCGTGCCACAAGTAGAAAAAGGTATGGAGTTAGCAAATGAGGCAAGCAATATTTTAGACCAAATCAACACGCAAGCAACAGACTCTCTTAATAAAGCAAAGGAAGTTGCGCAAGCCGCTGATGAACAAGTTAAAAATATGGAAAATTTAGCATTAGAATTTGATGTTATTACAAAAGATGCTAAAGTTACTGCAGAATCAATGATAAACAACACAACTGCTGCAAAATCTCTAAAAGAACTTGCTAATATCTTAAAACAACATATCAACTTCTTTAAAATCTAA
- a CDS encoding chemotaxis protein CheW has product MSNQLKDVLQKQQEQKKPATETENIIQLVAFVVGTEEFAVPILSIQEIIKPLEYTRVPGVPNYVLGVFNMRGWVVPLINLRLKFGLPYEKPTEDTRYIVIRNQEERAGFIIDRLTEAVRIKESDIDPTPETITQQDENLIYGVGKRDDRLITILRPEELLKRTF; this is encoded by the coding sequence ATGAGTAATCAATTAAAAGATGTTTTACAAAAACAACAAGAACAAAAAAAGCCTGCCACTGAAACTGAAAATATTATCCAGCTTGTTGCTTTCGTTGTAGGCACTGAAGAATTCGCTGTGCCAATTCTTAGTATTCAAGAAATTATTAAGCCTTTAGAATACACAAGAGTTCCTGGAGTTCCAAATTATGTTCTGGGTGTATTTAATATGCGAGGTTGGGTTGTGCCATTAATTAACTTGCGCTTAAAGTTTGGATTACCCTATGAAAAGCCTACGGAAGATACACGCTATATTGTAATTAGGAATCAAGAGGAGCGCGCAGGCTTTATTATTGATCGTTTAACAGAGGCAGTCAGAATCAAAGAATCTGACATTGATCCAACACCTGAAACAATCACGCAGCAAGATGAAAATCTTATTTATGGCGTTGGCAAAAGAGATGATAGGTTAATTACAATTTTGCGTCCCGAAGAGTTACTAAAACGCACTTTTTAA
- a CDS encoding chemotaxis protein CheW, which translates to MDEMQEILEDFLIEAFEMIEQLDQDLVELENNPDDLDLLNRIFRVAHTIKGSGSFLNFSVLTRLTHHMEDVLNKARHGELTITPDIMDVVLESIDYMKKLLNAIRDTGTDGNTGLEGDIDGTIQRLDAISKGEAPSIATQTESISAEESASTPIEEEPELDYANMSPEEVEKEIERLLNKRQEEDKQKREAKRAKGELGDIQAPGEIAAEVTSSVQKVATPTATNTSKPAQKAESATPKTASRSSGDDSKAPATAVEQTIRVDVKRLDSLMNLIGELVLGKNRLIKIYNDVEERYEGEKFLEELNQVVASVSMVTTDIQLAVMKTRMLPIGRVFNKFPRMVRDLSRELGKNIDLIITGEETELDKSIVEEIGDPLVHLIRNACDHGVESKEDRLAAGKSEQGTVNLKAYNEGNHIVVEIKDDGHGMDPEILKSKAVEKGIISEREADTMTDKEAYSLVFRAGFSTAKVVTNVSGRGVGMDVVKTNIEKLNGIIDVDSELGEGTTFKLKIPLTLAIIQSLLVGVQEEFYAIPLASVIETVRISQDEIYTVENKSVLRLRNEVLPLVRLADIFGVDSVFDNSEQAYVVVIGLAENKIGVIVDFLIGQEEVVIKSLGSYLKGTEGIAGATIRGDGRVTLIVDIAAMMQMAKNVKVSISKLKQESETKKEKNSPSDYRVLIVDDSMTDRNIMKKSLKPLGISITEATNGVEALDIVKNGDSNFDAILIDIEMPKMDGYTLAGEIRKYAKFKNLPLVAVTSRTSKTDRMRGVESGMTEYITKPYSPEYLMNVVKRNINLTMEVTE; encoded by the coding sequence ATGGATGAAATGCAAGAGATACTAGAAGATTTTTTGATTGAAGCTTTTGAAATGATTGAACAGCTAGATCAAGACTTGGTTGAATTAGAAAACAACCCGGATGATTTAGATTTATTAAACAGAATCTTTAGGGTGGCGCACACAATTAAAGGTTCCGGTTCATTTCTAAACTTTTCTGTACTAACACGCTTAACGCACCATATGGAAGATGTTTTAAATAAGGCAAGACATGGGGAATTAACTATTACTCCAGATATTATGGATGTTGTTTTGGAATCCATTGATTATATGAAAAAATTGCTTAATGCAATTAGAGATACAGGCACAGATGGAAATACAGGATTAGAAGGCGATATTGATGGCACAATTCAACGTCTAGATGCAATCTCAAAAGGTGAAGCTCCAAGTATTGCAACACAAACAGAAAGCATCTCTGCAGAAGAATCTGCATCTACACCAATTGAAGAAGAACCAGAATTAGATTATGCAAATATGTCCCCAGAAGAGGTTGAAAAAGAGATTGAACGATTGCTTAATAAACGCCAAGAAGAAGATAAGCAAAAGCGCGAGGCAAAACGCGCAAAAGGTGAGCTTGGTGATATTCAAGCACCGGGAGAAATTGCTGCTGAAGTAACTTCAAGCGTTCAAAAAGTAGCCACTCCAACTGCCACCAATACATCAAAACCAGCTCAAAAAGCAGAGAGTGCAACGCCAAAAACGGCTTCTCGTTCTAGTGGCGATGATAGCAAAGCTCCAGCGACAGCAGTTGAGCAAACAATCCGTGTAGATGTAAAAAGACTTGACAGCTTAATGAATCTTATTGGTGAGCTTGTTTTAGGCAAGAACCGTTTAATTAAAATCTACAATGATGTAGAAGAACGCTATGAAGGGGAAAAATTTCTAGAAGAGCTTAATCAGGTTGTCGCTTCTGTATCTATGGTAACAACAGACATACAATTGGCGGTTATGAAAACAAGAATGCTGCCTATTGGAAGGGTGTTTAATAAATTCCCAAGAATGGTTCGTGATTTATCAAGAGAACTTGGGAAAAATATCGATTTGATTATCACAGGAGAAGAAACAGAACTTGATAAATCCATTGTAGAAGAAATTGGTGATCCACTTGTTCACTTGATTAGGAATGCATGCGATCACGGAGTTGAATCCAAAGAAGACAGACTCGCCGCTGGAAAAAGTGAGCAAGGAACAGTCAATCTTAAAGCCTATAATGAAGGAAATCATATTGTTGTAGAAATCAAAGATGATGGACATGGTATGGATCCTGAAATTCTAAAATCCAAAGCTGTGGAAAAAGGCATTATTAGCGAAAGAGAAGCTGATACAATGACTGATAAAGAAGCATACTCTTTAGTCTTTAGAGCTGGGTTTTCAACCGCAAAAGTCGTTACAAACGTTAGTGGTCGTGGCGTTGGAATGGATGTTGTTAAAACAAACATTGAAAAACTCAATGGTATTATTGATGTAGATAGCGAACTAGGTGAAGGAACAACATTTAAATTAAAAATTCCATTAACGCTTGCAATTATTCAATCGTTACTTGTTGGCGTGCAAGAAGAATTTTATGCGATTCCACTTGCCTCTGTTATTGAAACAGTTAGAATATCTCAAGATGAAATTTACACTGTTGAAAATAAAAGTGTATTGCGCCTAAGAAACGAAGTCTTGCCACTTGTGCGTTTAGCGGATATTTTTGGTGTGGATTCTGTATTTGATAACTCTGAGCAAGCCTATGTTGTTGTGATTGGTCTTGCAGAAAATAAAATTGGTGTAATTGTCGATTTTCTAATTGGACAAGAAGAAGTCGTTATTAAATCGCTTGGATCTTACCTAAAAGGTACAGAAGGAATTGCTGGAGCTACAATTCGTGGAGATGGTAGGGTTACTCTCATTGTAGATATTGCTGCAATGATGCAAATGGCTAAGAATGTAAAAGTGAGCATTAGCAAACTAAAACAAGAAAGTGAAACCAAAAAAGAGAAAAACTCCCCAAGTGATTACAGAGTTTTAATTGTAGATGACTCTATGACAGATCGTAATATTATGAAAAAATCTCTTAAACCGCTTGGTATATCTATTACCGAAGCGACAAATGGTGTAGAGGCTCTTGATATTGTTAAAAATGGAGATAGTAATTTTGATGCAATTTTAATTGATATTGAAATGCCAAAAATGGATGGCTATACGCTTGCTGGAGAGATTAGAAAATACGCTAAATTTAAAAATTTACCGCTTGTTGCTGTAACAAGTAGGACAAGCAAAACAGATAGAATGCGCGGAGTGGAATCGGGAATGACAGAATATATCACAAAACCATATTCACCAGAATATTTAATGAATGTTGTAAAGCGCAATATTAACCTAACAATGGAGGTAACAGAATAA
- a CDS encoding chemotaxis protein, translated as MSSFEKDDTLKVGTNEMELVDFRIHKLEKGKQYEGVYGINVAKVNEIIRLPELTELPGVPDYIEGIFDLRGVVIPVINLAKWMHVEIPKNKKIKPRVIIAEFNNIMIGFIVHEAKRIRRINWKDIEPAHFSSSADATMDKNKITGVTRIEGDQVLLILDLESIVQELGFYQPEISSERTYNKFSGLVLVLDDSSIARKIIKEFLEKMGFDVVEANDGEAGLQKLEKLYETYGDNLMKTLKIIISDIEMPQMDGFHFAAKAKEDPRFSKIPIIFSSSISDKFSEDRGKEAGAESYLVKFDGNKFHDEVSRIINKYYNEN; from the coding sequence GTAAGCAGTATGAAGGGGTATATGGCATTAATGTTGCTAAGGTTAATGAGATTATCCGCTTGCCTGAACTCACAGAATTACCGGGTGTTCCAGACTACATAGAAGGAATATTTGATTTGCGTGGAGTCGTTATTCCTGTAATTAATCTTGCAAAATGGATGCATGTAGAAATTCCCAAAAACAAAAAAATTAAACCGCGTGTGATTATTGCAGAGTTTAATAACATTATGATAGGTTTTATTGTTCACGAAGCAAAGCGTATTCGTCGTATTAACTGGAAAGATATTGAGCCTGCGCATTTTAGCTCTTCTGCTGATGCCACAATGGATAAAAACAAAATCACTGGTGTAACTAGAATTGAAGGCGATCAAGTCTTGCTAATTTTAGATTTAGAAAGCATCGTGCAAGAACTAGGATTCTACCAGCCAGAGATTAGCTCAGAGAGAACCTATAATAAATTTAGCGGGCTTGTTCTTGTCTTAGATGATAGTTCTATTGCTAGAAAAATTATTAAAGAGTTTTTGGAAAAAATGGGCTTTGATGTTGTAGAAGCAAATGATGGAGAAGCAGGACTACAAAAGCTTGAGAAGCTTTATGAGACTTATGGTGATAATCTTATGAAAACTTTAAAGATTATCATTTCAGATATTGAAATGCCACAAATGGATGGATTTCATTTTGCAGCAAAAGCAAAGGAGGATCCAAGATTTTCTAAGATTCCTATCATCTTTAGCTCATCAATTAGCGATAAGTTTAGTGAAGATCGTGGCAAAGAGGCAGGAGCGGAATCCTATCTTGTTAAATTTGATGGTAACAAGTTTCACGATGAAGTCTCAAGAATTATCAATAAATATTACAATGAAAATTGA